ACTGCCTCCTCCGGCTTCATCGCATGTACACCAGCAATCGGACGTCCGCGGCGGCGCAGAGCCTCGATTTGCTCAGGCGTTTGACAGCGAGCGATCAACTGGCCCTGGGAGTCGAAACAGGTGAAGAAGGTCATTGGACGTTCTCTCGTTACTCCCGTTATCACCATGTCGCGCTCAACGCACAAGTCCTGACGCCGCCACAAACACGGATTGCGACAAATAGAACACCGATGGGCTCAGACGCCAAGTTCCATCCACACCTGATTCAACAGCTCTTTCAGCCCTTGACCCATCACCGCTGAAATCAAAAGTGGCGTCCGCCCACTCACTTGTTCAAGAGAAGACACCAATGCGTCGCGACCCGACTCATCCAGGAGCTCAAGCTTGTTGACCACCAGCAAGCGTTGACGATCGACAAGGCCATGGCCATAAGCCATTAACTCTTTCTCCACCACCTTCAGATCAGCGAGTGGATCATCCGCTCCTCCATCCACCACGTGGATCAGGAGGCGGGTGCGCTCAATATGACGGAGAAAATCATGCCCGAGGCCGGCACCCTGTGCTGCACCGGCAATCAGGCCAGGAATATCGGCGAAGACTGTGCCATCACCGGTCGGACGGCGCACCACGCCGAGATTCGGCACCAGCGTGGTGAAGGGATAGTCGGCGATTTTGGGACGGGCTGCAGACAACACGCTGATCAGCGTGCTTTTACCGGCATTGGGCAGACCGATGATGCCGACCTCGGCCAGCAGCTTCAATTCGAGCTGAAGAGGCCACTCCTCTCCATCGCGGCCCTCCGTGCACTTTTCGGGCGCGCGATTGCGGTTGCTCAGGTAGTGAGCATTTCCCAGTCCGCCGCGGCCTCCGAAAGCCACCATGAGCTGCTCTCCAGGCGCGGTCAGATCACCCATCAGTATTCCGGTTGTGAGATGTCGCACCTCCGTTCCGCAGGGAACGTGAATCACCAGAGGCTGGCCGGAAGCACCGGTGCAGCGATTGGGCCCGCCTCGACGACCATCAGTTCCTGCAAACAATCGCTTGTACTTGAAATCCAGCAATGTCTGGAGGTTCGAGTCAGCCTCCAGAATCACGTGGGATCCATGCCCCCCGTCACCCCCTGAGGGACCACCGGCTGGGACATATTTTTCACGACGGAAGGCCACGATGCCGTCACCGCCATGGCCGCCACGGACGGTGATACGCGCCTGGTCGATGAACTGCACGAAAAGCTTCGATCGGGACCGGCCACCAACCCTAGGATCGCGGGGCAAGGGAGATTGAGCTTGGCCGGCGTTCGCTTCGAGACGCTCAGCAAGAGCTATCCAGGTCATGGAGGGGAAGACCCTATCGAGGTCATTCGTGACCTCTCGCTGTCGATTGAAGATGGTGAATTTCTGGTTCTGGTCGGGCCTTCAGGCTGCGGCAAGAGCACCTTGCTCAGGCTGATGGCAGGCCTTGAGACACCCAGCGCTGGTGAAATTCTGGTGGGGCAGCAGGCCGTGACCAAGCTGCGGCCTGCCAAGCGCAATGTGGCGATGGTGTTCCAGAGCTACGCGCTCTATCCGCATCTCAGCGTTCGCGACAACCTGGGCTTTGGACTGCGTCGCAGCCATCGCCGAAGTGCCATGGAGCAACTCCATGACCAGTTGCATCGCAGCACACGGGAGCTACCCGGCCTACTTCAAGTCCGATCGGAACGAGAAACGAAGGTGGAACATCGGGTACTGGAAGTGGCCCGCGCCCTCGAATTGGACCAGCTGCTGGATCGACGACCCAAGGAGCTTTCCGGTGGTCAGAAACAAAGGGTGGCTCTCGGACGAGCCATGGCACGTCAGCCGGATGTCTTTCTCATGGACGAACCGCTGAGCAATCTCGATGCCAAGCTGCGCGGCAGCACACGCACTCGCATCGTGGACCTCCAGCGTCGGCTGGGGACCACCACCCTTTATGTGACCCACGATCAGGTGGAAGCCATGACCATGGGTCACAGGATCGCCGTACTCAACCAGGGTCGTCTGCAGCAACTAGGTACACCAATGGAGCTTTACCGCTGGCCATCAAACCTGTTTGTGGCCCAGTTCATCGGTAGCCCACCCATGAATGTTCTGCCCATTCAGGTGGGTCGCAGCCAGACACTCCTGCTAGGTGAACGACGTCTGAGTGTGGAGGGTCCACTCGCCGCAGCACTCGAAGGCCTTGAGGGGAGTCAGCTCAATGGCGGCATCCGTCCAGAAGACCTCAAGGTGGCACCTGCCACCAACCGAAACCTTCAAGCAGATGTCAGCCATAGCGAAGTGCTCGGCAACGAGCAGCTGATCACCTGCAGACTGCTCGATGGCGAGCACCTGGTCCAGGTGAGAGCAGATCCTGGGCTGAGAGCAGTACCGGGCAGTCGCATTCATCTCGATGCTGATCCCCGTGGATGGCGCTTATTTGACGAGCAGGGAGACGCCATTCCCATACCCATACCCCCATCAGAGCGCGATGACACACCCGTACTTCCCGATCTGAACTGAACAGAAGCACGCGTCAGCGAACCCAAATCACACTGCATCCAGCTCCGCCGTCTCCCTGCTCGGCATCAAGCACCCGCTCCACGTAAGCCAGTGAAGCCAACCAATCGCGCAAGCCACGTTTCAGGCGACCGGTGCCGATGCCATGGATCACCCAAACGGGGCCATTGGCACCTCTCAGAACGTCGTCAACGGCAGCCTCAGCCTCATGTACACGCATTCCACGCACGTCAATCGTGTTGCGGGAGGTGCGTACCTCAGCAGCGCCACTACCTCGGCGCGCCTTGATCTGAACCACTGGCGCCGGGGGTTCAGGTTTGCGTCCATCAAGACTCTCCACCGCCGAGAGCTCAACGGTGCTGCGCATCACCCCACATCGCACGTTGAGCTGCAAGCCATCATCGGAAACAGCCAGTACCTCAGCCGCTTTGCCGAGGGCCAGAACACGGATGCGATCACCCACCTGGGGGCGCCAACCCTGATGCTGTCGTCGCAGTTGCTCAGGTCGATGACGGTCCTCGAGCTTGCGCAGACGCTGCCCCGCCTTCCGTGCCGTTTCACCATCAGCCTGATCATCACGAAGACGGCGGATCAGCTGTCGCACTTCCTTCTGACCTGAGCGAATGGAGGTTTCGAGGCGCTGCCTGCCCCGTTCCTGTCGTTCAGCGGAATATTGCTTCTGTGTCTCCCATCGCTTCAGCAGCTCTTCATGCAGCAGTTCAGTGCGCGCCAAAAGAGCGGCCGCATCCTCTGCTGCAGCCTGCTGACGCTGACGCTGTTCTTCAAGACCACGGATCACAGTGTTGGTCTCTCCATCTCCTCGTGGTGAGAGCAGGCTGCGAGCTTGATCGATCACGCCAGCATCAAGACCGAGCCGCGTCGCGATGGCGAGAGCATTGCTTCGACCGGGAATTCCCCAAAGCAGGTGATAGGTCGGAGAGAGGGTTTCACTATCGAAAGC
Above is a window of Synechococcus sp. BIOS-U3-1 DNA encoding:
- the obgE gene encoding GTPase ObgE, whose amino-acid sequence is MQFIDQARITVRGGHGGDGIVAFRREKYVPAGGPSGGDGGHGSHVILEADSNLQTLLDFKYKRLFAGTDGRRGGPNRCTGASGQPLVIHVPCGTEVRHLTTGILMGDLTAPGEQLMVAFGGRGGLGNAHYLSNRNRAPEKCTEGRDGEEWPLQLELKLLAEVGIIGLPNAGKSTLISVLSAARPKIADYPFTTLVPNLGVVRRPTGDGTVFADIPGLIAGAAQGAGLGHDFLRHIERTRLLIHVVDGGADDPLADLKVVEKELMAYGHGLVDRQRLLVVNKLELLDESGRDALVSSLEQVSGRTPLLISAVMGQGLKELLNQVWMELGV
- a CDS encoding ABC transporter ATP-binding protein, giving the protein MAGVRFETLSKSYPGHGGEDPIEVIRDLSLSIEDGEFLVLVGPSGCGKSTLLRLMAGLETPSAGEILVGQQAVTKLRPAKRNVAMVFQSYALYPHLSVRDNLGFGLRRSHRRSAMEQLHDQLHRSTRELPGLLQVRSERETKVEHRVLEVARALELDQLLDRRPKELSGGQKQRVALGRAMARQPDVFLMDEPLSNLDAKLRGSTRTRIVDLQRRLGTTTLYVTHDQVEAMTMGHRIAVLNQGRLQQLGTPMELYRWPSNLFVAQFIGSPPMNVLPIQVGRSQTLLLGERRLSVEGPLAAALEGLEGSQLNGGIRPEDLKVAPATNRNLQADVSHSEVLGNEQLITCRLLDGEHLVQVRADPGLRAVPGSRIHLDADPRGWRLFDEQGDAIPIPIPPSERDDTPVLPDLN